Within Carassius gibelio isolate Cgi1373 ecotype wild population from Czech Republic chromosome A16, carGib1.2-hapl.c, whole genome shotgun sequence, the genomic segment tTGGTGGTCTCTTATGATCAACATGATGTGACCTTTCTGAATACAAGTTGAAGAAACACTGATAAACTCGTACATTTCTACATAACCTCTTTAACTCTTGCAGATATGAAGTATATGAAGGACTGTACGGTGACAAGCGATGCAAACTGCACATGTGAAGACGGCTACAGATGCAGTGACAGCAAATGCGAGTCGTGTGAGAAAATTCAGACAACTACTGTTACTACTCCTCCTTCTACTAAAACAATATCGCCCACCCATGGTGAGTGCCTGAACCCTGACACGCTGTCATCAGTGTGGTAAAATAGTCACTGTTGAAGGCAAACAGACtatcacacacacagagtataTCAGGTGTATTCTCTATTGACCTGtttactctttctctctccttttccCCATCTATTTGCTCCCTTTCTATCAACCTCTTCCAGATAATGTGTGGATCTCGGTGAGTCTgtgttttgcgtgtgtgtgtgtgtgcgctctgcTCACCTGTTTCCTTCTCATCAGCAGACATGCACGACCATGTGGACGGATCATGTCGACATCAATCGGTCAGTGCCACTATAAACAACAAATCAATCTTTTAATTCATAAAGAAATCCTTGGAACTGCTCTTTATACACTTGCATGAGTGCTTGATATACGGACACTACATTGCATGAATAGTTTTAATATACCTACCTGTCGAATCTAGAACGGCAGTACAAGTTGTGTTTTGGTCATTCTTATTTTGCAGtactttttgaatgaatgaaactgACACTGGTCAAGCTCAGACATTttttaactgaattaaattaaatgtaaactttaataCTGAAATCTGATTTAACCCCAATCATTttcttaataatataatataatataatataatataatataatataatataatataatataatataatataatataatataatataatataatataataattataaaacctATAAAACCGAAccccaaataataaataaattctaattaaaaagtatttctacaaaaaaaataaaataataataataataataatatatatatatatatatatataaatttaattaaagtaaattaaatgcaaaatttttaaataatataatataataattctaaAACCTATAAAACCTAAccccacataataaataaattataattaaaaagtatttctacaaaaaaaaaaaaaaaatatatatatatatatatatatatatatatgtatataattaaagtaaattaaatgcaaaaatgtttaataatataatataatataatataataattctaaAACCTATAAAACCTAACcccaactaataaaaaaaatagttttaatataatataatataatataatataatataatataatataatataatataatataatataatataatataatataatataataatgattggAAAGCAATGACGATAACAGGAAAACCTATACATGTCATCAATTAAAACTGTTTTAAGTgatcaaaacaataataaagcTACACACATTCGAAGTACAGAGCACCTAGTTAATAGACTTAAATTTTTTCATGAAATTATTAATTTCGATTCACCTCTATGATCACCTAATTATAACATTATGATAAGGAAACTAATTAATGTGATTCTCATATTTGAAAATTGTGAGTTTATTATTTCCCCCAATATATTAAGACATGGCATGAAATTGTACTGCATAACAGGAATACGTGTCTAATAATGTGTATTGTACTGGGTCATCAGGTCTCTGCTCCTCCGACAAGAGCAGCCTTGGTTCCAGTCAGTGCACAGAGGAAGAGGAGGTACCAATGCCAGTGCAGGAGGTTTGTGGAAAGACTGAAAAACTGGAGGATGTCTGAGAAAAGAGCAGGAAGAAGACCGCTGATGCGTCTATGGATTGAGTATTTACTCTAATACAAACCTGCTGCTGCCATTTACATAAGAGAAAATGTGCACTCATCAGGTGGCCCATATGAAGGTTCTGTGAGAATGACTGTCCTTCGTGAGAAATgctgagatagagagagatttgAGTTACCACCGCACACAAGGAGACACTGAACACAGAGCTAATCTTTTTCAACAAATGAAGGTTTTATTCTCTGCACACTTGTTTGTATTTATAATTGGGTGGTTTTTGCACAAGAAGCCCATGGACTTTTTCAAATCAagattttatgttaaaatgtatatgaatgtAAAGTTTGAAgtttttcactattttttttaatgactaaaAATATGCCTCAAAAAATATTATGAAGAAGCTGCATGTATAATATGATCACAGAATGAACACAGTGTTTCCAAATCTAAGATATATAGCATGTCACATataagaagtatttttttttgtcagctaCCTGGTTGCTAAAATAGAAAATTGTAGTTGGATTTGTATTTGCTATCTTGCAGTGAAGTACTCAGggaaacatataaaaaaaaataaacttttattgattttattgcactttacaattaatatcaagcataaaaaaaatttatattacagtgaatataaaacataatacatGATCAAACGATTGCTGCCGCATGTGCTTATACACTTCTGAATGAAGAAATGATGTTGACATTTCCAGACCACCATCTAAATGTCAGGGCTTTTTGAAGGTACAATCCATCATGCCACCAAAGAAATGAGGAAGAACACTGACAACATTATCCAAGGATATGATACGATCGAACACTGATAACCTGCATGATTAACTGCGATTAATAAgagttacaaataaatacaaatgttttgtgaCTTGAATaaactttacataaaataaatatctcaacATGTGTGAATGTTTTAGAGCTGCTCCTTGCTTTCAAACACTTTCAAGCATTGTCCCTGAGTCCGTTTAACCATCATAATCTAGTATCGACTCTTCATGCAGTCAACATCAGCATCCCACTGCAGTATCAGAAGGTTATGGATAATACTGCAAAGCTGACATCAACTGTCATGCTCATACGCACATGTATGCAGTCCATACTGTTAGTCACATATCCAGGTCTTCCCCTAACGCAGCCTGTTGCTCTCTAGACAAAAATCCCCTGCCACGGTTAGAGTTTTAATACTGGGTACTCACGAAATATCAGTTAAAACAAACCACACAGCAGCTGAACAGCACGGAGGAAGAACGGACACCAATAATCCATCAGCCCTCACAGCGCCTCTTCTTTAGACATGTGGCACTCTTTCCCTTGCTCCTGAGATGGGAAGAAGATGAAATCGTTCTCTCTGCTCCTTTCCTCCTCAGACAGATGGACGGGGGGAGACTGAGGGCAGGACACGTTGATGTTGTTTAGTGATTCTTCTCGGAGTTCATGTGCTTTTTTCTCGCCGCCATCCCATCCAAATTGATTGAGCAGGCTGACGAAAACTGTCTGGGGGCCGTAGATGTGAAGAGGGCCTAGGAGAAAGTGAGAATGTTGAATATTCATACTATTTGCATGTTTGCtaggttttctttttgtttatatgTGAGGGGTGCCATGCATGGAAGCCCATGGaagccacagaataaaaaataaaacaaggtaattgtgactttttatctgaaCAATTCcaactttttttgtcacaattgcgagtttacaACTCATATTTCGGaaatttttctcagaattgcgtcatataaactcgcaattcagacttttcttttTCTCACAGTAAGTTTATACCACGCAATTTTGAATCGCAATTctgattgtgagatttaaacgtTTTAAGAGTTAGTGAGTCCAATTTCGAGGGAGAAAAATATATGTTCTTTCAATTGCGAGTTTAAATCTCaagattctgactttttttctcacaattgacCACATGTAGgttacttcctggttttagataAGCAGGCTCAGTCATTTCCGGTGAACTGTACTGCGCTTTAAGGGGTGCTCCCTTTGTTTCTCTAcataatccattcacaatttgaagaaaagttttgtttgtctAAGAGGACCAAACGTCCACGTATACAGTTTCAGGAATGACAAACGCGAATGTTAAATTTACGCGAGTGAATCAGTTAAATCGTGCAGCGAGTCATGATAGACAGTGGCAATGGAATGAGTCATCTGATGAGCCGATGTCTATACAGAGCTGTGCATTAAATAACCAAACTACAGCAGCAAATCTGTGTTGGATAAAACTTAAACAATGTAGTTATTAAATTTAATCTAAATATTTCAAAGTattgaatgcattatttaattgtcATACCAACTTACTTTGTATTTGACTATATAGGTATTTAAATAATCCAGCTTTATAGGCTGTTGTCCGgccttatttataattattattatttttttaattgcaagtGACTTTGTGACTTCCTTCACTTGCTATACTTGatgttccaggcaacccgtaacccgtgtttttcaaACCTTCTACCCGTGAAAGTGCCCCATAACGccaatcaaacccgtgacttcccatccgtgaactcgtactagattgATGTACTCCCAGTTCTGCACCCAGACGTCACATAGCCCCGCGAAACAACAATGGCATCTCCTATAGATAATATTGCCTacagatgcagtgtttatgcaagtggtacaagGTGAGAAAAAGACGTTAGGACAATATAGCGTTggattaaaattaataatctagatATCACAACTCCTTGCTCTCAGGCAGTTTGGAGTAACTTGCCTGGAATACTACAAAGTCGTGAGTCATGGTTTGAAGTCATGATTTAcaggctcaaaaacctgcctggaacacaGCATTATACTTCAGtacaataaaatactaaatttgctatagtatttaatttataataaatcaaaAGCCAATGAGTGAGCCTCTGCTGCTGTCTCCTGgttataatttcattttcatctttaaaagtttttatttttcaccaAGAGaacttttaataaatcaaattttaCTCCATCAAGATGAGAAATAACAAAGGCTTTAAAATTGTAtaagatttaaaaatgtgttcataGCTATAAGGTAAGATACTGATTATTGAGAATACCATTACGATGACGTTTAAGAGCTTAGTCTGCCTAAACAGATACGATAGTGTTTTTTTGTCAGCTTTTAAATGTACAGTTACGTGTTTGGGCACTTTACTGGGATTACCAGACTTTGGGTATAAAATCATGTATATCATAATAACATGAAACTCTATGATAATTCTGCTATCATTATTTATggtgtttcatttattttgttttctcagtTTCTGATAAGAATGAGGAAGGAGAGGTTTCTGTGAGAGTCTCTACCTATATATAGGTCATATAAAATGAGCTTCACCGGAAGATTACGAGCTGGCTCGTCTTTATTTGGAAGTTCTTAATAGAGCTCTGTGCATATGGtcaaattgcaagtttatatgtCTATTCTGAGAAAGAAATTCTGAACTGTGTGatgtaaacttttttaattttgattCAGTTGCGGAAACAGGCTTCTTtggagataaatatatatatcatgtatgtaagcacacacacacattataataatatatatttttttt encodes:
- the LOC128030831 gene encoding tumor necrosis factor receptor superfamily member 4; this encodes MSKKMLALLSVLLLSSHVLPLVQSLQCDERTEYLDGNRCCKKCKPGELMMKKCEGKTETVCEPCGNGYFTDDYNINYQWCKHCTTCTKENMKYMKDCTVTSDANCTCEDGYRCSDSKCESCEKIQTTTVTTPPSTKTISPTHDNVWISVSLCFACVCVCALLTCFLLISRHARPCGRIMSTSIGLCSSDKSSLGSSQCTEEEEVPMPVQEVCGKTEKLEDV